From one Lotus japonicus ecotype B-129 chromosome 3, LjGifu_v1.2 genomic stretch:
- the LOC130744372 gene encoding protein FAR-RED IMPAIRED RESPONSE 1-like translates to MDLMLGQKGGHEALGFTKKDLFNHIDKEKRIRVGNGDVVAALSYFQAKAEGDPMFFSKYTKTEDENLKGLFWSDGVSKVDYHAFGDIIAFDSTYKRNKYNKPLVIFSGYNHHGQTTIFACALITDESIETYKWVLEKFVECMFEKHPKVVVIDGDLAMKEAIRVVFPNARHRLCSCIFNKKL, encoded by the coding sequence ATGGACTTGATGCTGGGGCAGAAAGGTGGTCATGAGGCATTGGGTTTTACCAAGAAGGATCTGTTCAATCACATTGATAAGGAGAAGCGGATAAGGGTAGGAAACGGAGATGTCGTTGCTGCTTTGTCATATTTTCAAGCTAAGGCTGAGGGTGATCCAATGTTTTTCTCCAAGTATACTAAAACTGAAGATGAAAATCTGAAGGGCTTATTTTGGAGTGATGGAGTAAGCAAAGTTGATTACCATGCATTTGGTGATATAATTGCCTTTGACAGCACCTATAAGAGAAATAAGTATAATAAGCCTCTGGTGATTTTCTCTGGCTACAATCATCATGGTCAGACAACAATTTTTGCTTGCGCTTTGATTACGGATGAGTCGATTGAGACATATAAGTGGGTTCTAGAGAAATTTGTTGAGTGTATGTTTGAGAAGCATCCCAAAGTTGTTGTTATAGATGGTGATTTAGCTATGAAAGAAGCAATAAGGGTTGTCTTTCCTAATGCCCGACACAGATTGTGTTCATGCATATTCAACAAAAAGCTTTAG
- the LOC130744374 gene encoding rhomboid-like protein 19, which yields MSWIYLRYWQRKPETKLKGDPNEDFAFSTFSPEFLRLVIDPVASIFHRMLCGRSDASNDFEGYTLGGEPMLGSDPIEASRRRERGARALEERLAAERLATSHNAGELQTDAAGNV from the coding sequence ATGAGCTGGATTTACCTCAGATACTGGCAGAGGAAGCCAGAAACAAAGCTCAAGGGTGATCCCAATGAGGATTTTGCATTCTCTACCTTTTCCCCAGAGTTTTTAAGACTAGTAATAGACCCTGTTGCGTCAATATTTCACCGAATGCTCTGTGGAAGATCTGATGCCTCTAATGATTTCGAAGGCTACACTTTGGGAGGTGAACCTATGCTAGGTTCTGACCCCATTGAGGCATCTAGGAGAAGGGAAAGAGGTGCCCGAGCACTGGAAGAAAGGTTGGCTGCTGAGAGGTTGGCTACTTCACACAATGCAGGGGAATTGCAAACAGATGCTGCAGGAAATGTATAA
- the LOC130744373 gene encoding uncharacterized protein LOC130744373, with the protein MAAAIARGGGGSGGGGSGGCGSRGGGGGSRGGGFVLRSGAGAGVGAGEESSSQEHRRNGSSSSMAGGCKSLLLSLILAIFVTSILSSLNIV; encoded by the coding sequence ATGGCCGCCGCCATCGCTCGTGGTGGAGGTGGAAGTGGAGGAGGTGGTAGTGGAGGATGTGGTTCCCGTGGCGGAGGAGGTGGTTCGCGTGGAGGAGGGTTTGTACTCCGCAGCGGAGCAGGCGCAGGCGTAGGAGCAGGTGAAGAATCTTCCTCTCAGGAGCACAGGAGGAATGGTTCAAGTTCAAGCATGGCTGGTGGATGCAAGAGTTTGCTACTGTCTCTAATTCTTGCCATCTTTGTCACAAGCatactctcaagtctcaacattGTGTAG